A single window of Leptospiraceae bacterium DNA harbors:
- a CDS encoding outer membrane lipoprotein-sorting protein, whose protein sequence is MKLFSTLLLIINLSLFADEKLGGQEIIERLDRTLAINDGLTRARLSIKKGNHETHFWKVNIFKQGEDVLYTFEITHRKPVAKLLSIKRGQNLTYYNVLSGNFFGIEQMEKMERVLHSSFTYLDLSNLSYEANYSAAEVNKTKTETSETSILKMTPLSTPSYKYLELQVDNTDYAPRKIDFTSHEGFLIKTMKFRYGKIKVRESNSNSEISSLNRLEMTDNATGLVSILEFTEIDKDTKPNKILYEMKTMYEK, encoded by the coding sequence ATGAAACTTTTCTCTACACTTCTACTCATAATAAATCTGTCTCTCTTCGCTGATGAAAAGCTTGGTGGACAAGAAATCATTGAGCGACTCGATAGGACTCTTGCAATAAACGATGGACTTACCCGCGCTAGACTTTCTATCAAGAAAGGAAATCATGAAACTCATTTCTGGAAAGTAAACATATTCAAGCAAGGCGAAGATGTATTATATACATTTGAGATTACTCACCGTAAGCCGGTAGCAAAATTACTTTCCATCAAGCGCGGTCAAAACCTAACTTACTACAATGTATTATCCGGAAATTTTTTTGGAATTGAGCAAATGGAAAAGATGGAAAGAGTATTGCATTCCTCGTTTACCTATTTAGATTTGAGCAATCTTTCTTATGAAGCAAATTACAGTGCAGCAGAGGTAAACAAAACAAAGACCGAAACCTCGGAAACAAGTATTCTAAAAATGACTCCTCTATCGACTCCTTCTTACAAATACCTAGAACTTCAAGTAGATAATACAGATTATGCTCCAAGGAAAATAGATTTTACTTCCCATGAAGGATTTTTAATTAAGACAATGAAATTTAGATATGGAAAAATCAAAGTAAGAGAAAGCAATTCCAATTCCGAAATTTCAAGTTTGAATAGATTAGAAATGACAGACAATGCAACCGGTTTAGTTTCTATTTTAGAATTTACAGAAATAGATAAAGATACTAAGCCCAACAAGATTCTTTACGAAATGAAGACAATGTATGAAAAATAA
- a CDS encoding response regulator transcription factor: protein MKEANLVFGIVEDDYRFLGTVVNLLKVRKDVKEILEFTSAEEALQSNFLSTINFLIIDIRLTGMDGITFLGQPSIRNLKIPKLLLSGFNAEERIFEALKYGATGYMFKGEIFTIDTAIDTLLSGEASITPSIALRIVNFFNDIENTPEESEPLTKRENEVLKELCEGYSIKTISKTLNISVTTLRVHVRSIYRKLEVNNQRQLMKKAKDKNLF, encoded by the coding sequence ATGAAAGAGGCGAATTTGGTTTTTGGAATTGTAGAAGATGACTATAGATTTTTAGGAACGGTAGTGAATCTTTTAAAAGTAAGAAAAGATGTAAAAGAAATTTTAGAATTTACCTCTGCCGAAGAAGCGCTTCAATCAAATTTTCTTAGCACAATTAATTTTCTAATAATTGATATTAGACTCACAGGAATGGATGGGATTACTTTCTTAGGACAACCTTCCATTCGAAATCTAAAAATTCCAAAATTACTTTTGTCTGGATTCAATGCTGAGGAACGAATTTTTGAGGCTTTAAAATATGGGGCTACGGGTTATATGTTTAAAGGAGAAATCTTTACTATTGATACAGCAATAGACACTCTACTTTCTGGGGAAGCTTCCATTACGCCAAGCATTGCTCTTCGAATTGTAAATTTTTTTAATGACATAGAGAATACTCCTGAGGAATCCGAGCCTCTTACCAAAAGGGAAAATGAAGTTCTAAAAGAACTATGTGAAGGTTATTCCATAAAGACAATTTCAAAAACTCTAAATATTTCAGTTACTACACTCAGAGTTCATGTTCGAAGTATTTATAGAAAATTAGAAGTGAACAATCAACGCCAATTAATGAAGAAAGCAAAAGATAAAAATCTTTTCTAA
- a CDS encoding response regulator transcription factor, whose amino-acid sequence MKTKMSVDLTSRETQIIELVIQGARNKDICDLLCISENTVKTHLQNIYSKLDVNSKAKLVTFAFQNKISIPPDMATSD is encoded by the coding sequence ATGAAAACAAAGATGTCCGTAGATTTAACATCCCGTGAAACCCAAATCATTGAATTGGTCATCCAAGGTGCCAGAAATAAAGACATTTGTGACTTACTATGCATTTCAGAAAACACCGTCAAAACTCATTTGCAAAATATCTACTCTAAACTTGACGTTAACTCTAAAGCAAAACTCGTTACATTCGCCTTCCAAAATAAAATCAGCATCCCTCCTGATATGGCGACTTCCGACTAG
- a CDS encoding tetratricopeptide repeat protein, whose protein sequence is MNKIGKTIQTITVKTIHELSLLVSLSLYRRIEAIRELPLRIIPIILLLTCSTPEEKNTIPTVEPVKIKGRIQIDEIKYSGPPKESWIVAGIRDTVTNDLAKVKEVEAISIDDQNKALKMIAERRKAGEKNLDPSKESAKILAADYLCVGNLQNTGKVLRLNIRLLKAPDFSAEQTSTLDGTLDEIFTLQDKVVESLLANVDAKMKPEERLAIEVFTPKNKKAYELYAQGLQIEDTNPKKALDLFLQALKLEPDYLEALNWIGIQYNALSQYEKAFEYHNRRKKLLEDKKLNNHKEYAKTLNNIGLVYKQQKNYTEALDYYFQSKKIEEDFGLRKTAEYASTLNNIGSVYDDQGKYAEALDYYFQTKKIEEDLGLGKTASYASTLNNIGAVYDDQGKYAEALDYYFRSKKISEDHGLGKTESYAANLNNIGYLYSSQGKYTEALEYYFKALKISEDLGLGKTAGHAVGLKNIGLAFYKKGEYCKATEWVKKAVTIREEIGVPSARDDLNIVQEKCEESKPTNVTQEKKKAIDWIIKNNRWGTKDNGVVQLLTEKINTAIQDKKNIYVVFGSGLLKSGKAMEIYWKNNRFSMKELSDEEIGEKKLEEMQLTDGELND, encoded by the coding sequence ATGAATAAAATCGGAAAAACAATACAGACCATTACCGTAAAGACAATTCACGAATTGTCTTTACTCGTATCTCTGTCCCTGTATCGACGTATAGAGGCAATTCGTGAATTGCCTCTACGTATAATCCCAATAATTCTTCTTCTCACATGTAGCACACCGGAGGAGAAAAATACAATACCAACAGTAGAACCCGTAAAGATCAAAGGTCGAATTCAGATAGATGAGATTAAATATTCAGGACCGCCAAAGGAAAGCTGGATCGTAGCAGGTATCCGTGATACGGTTACTAACGATTTGGCGAAAGTAAAAGAAGTAGAAGCTATTTCCATTGATGATCAGAACAAGGCATTAAAGATGATAGCGGAGAGACGCAAAGCAGGAGAGAAAAATCTTGATCCTTCTAAAGAATCAGCAAAGATATTAGCCGCAGATTATCTTTGTGTTGGAAACTTACAGAATACAGGAAAAGTTCTGCGATTAAATATTCGACTTTTAAAAGCTCCTGATTTTAGTGCGGAGCAAACATCCACGTTAGACGGCACATTGGATGAAATATTTACTCTGCAAGATAAAGTAGTGGAATCACTGTTAGCCAACGTAGATGCTAAGATGAAACCGGAAGAAAGACTGGCAATAGAAGTATTTACTCCTAAAAATAAAAAGGCTTATGAACTGTATGCGCAGGGATTGCAAATCGAGGATACAAATCCGAAAAAGGCTTTGGATTTGTTTTTACAGGCTTTGAAGTTAGAGCCAGATTATTTGGAAGCTTTGAATTGGATTGGTATACAATATAATGCATTAAGCCAATATGAAAAGGCATTCGAATACCATAATAGAAGAAAGAAACTATTAGAAGATAAAAAACTGAATAATCACAAGGAATATGCAAAAACTTTGAATAATATTGGTTTGGTGTATAAACAACAGAAAAATTATACAGAGGCTTTGGATTATTATTTTCAATCCAAAAAAATCGAGGAAGATTTTGGGCTTCGAAAGACGGCAGAGTATGCAAGCACTTTGAATAACATTGGTTCGGTATATGATGACCAGGGTAAATATGCAGAGGCTTTGGATTATTATTTTCAAACCAAAAAAATCGAGGAAGATCTTGGGCTCGGAAAAACAGCTAGTTATGCAAGCACTTTGAATAACATTGGCGCGGTATATGATGACCAAGGTAAATATGCAGAGGCTTTGGATTATTATTTCCGATCTAAAAAAATCAGTGAAGACCATGGGCTTGGAAAAACAGAAAGTTATGCAGCCAATTTGAACAATATTGGTTATTTATATAGTTCACAGGGCAAATATACAGAGGCTTTGGAATATTATTTCAAAGCACTAAAAATCAGTGAAGACCTCGGACTTGGAAAAACAGCAGGCCATGCAGTAGGTTTAAAAAACATCGGTTTGGCTTTTTATAAGAAAGGTGAATACTGCAAAGCGACAGAATGGGTAAAAAAAGCTGTTACTATTCGGGAAGAAATTGGTGTTCCCAGTGCTAGAGATGACTTAAATATCGTGCAGGAAAAATGTGAGGAGAGTAAACCCACAAATGTAACCCAAGAAAAGAAGAAAGCAATTGATTGGATAATCAAAAATAACCGCTGGGGCACAAAAGACAATGGCGTAGTTCAATTACTAACTGAGAAAATTAATACTGCAATCCAGGATAAAAAAAATATCTATGTTGTCTTTGGAAGTGGTCTGTTAAAATCCGGAAAAGCAATGGAAATTTATTGGAAAAATAATCGTTTTTCAATGAAAGAGTTAAGTGATGAAGAAATTGGTGAGAAAAAACTGGAAGAAATGCAATTAACAGATGGTGAATTAAATGATTAA
- a CDS encoding transposase: MSKLFKNKYRIESTRRKNWDYSQEGFYFITICTKDRIKAFGSIKDGEMINTKQADICNECWMDLTNHYPNIELDEFIIMPDHVHGIVAITDSVCVNQSDVETIRPRVETHELSLPVYDELSLRDISGKRNEPNIHDDQFIRQQRRKMLIPKIIGRFKMQSAKKINQFQNTIGQPFWQKNYHDRIIRNETELYFVREYIRNNPLHYTGDIVEQNEFVVVETMNPLCNTIKQTKYIKGTNHE, translated from the coding sequence ATGTCAAAATTATTCAAAAACAAATACAGGATAGAATCCACAAGGCGAAAAAATTGGGATTATTCACAAGAAGGATTTTATTTTATCACGATTTGCACAAAGGATAGAATAAAAGCATTCGGTAGTATTAAGGATGGAGAAATGATAAATACAAAACAGGCAGATATTTGTAACGAATGCTGGATGGATTTAACAAATCATTATCCCAATATTGAATTGGATGAATTTATCATAATGCCAGATCATGTGCATGGGATTGTTGCAATAACCGATTCGGTTTGCGTGAATCAATCCGACGTAGAGACAATTCGACCACGCGTAGAGACTCATGAATTGTCTCTACCGGTATATGATGAATTGTCTCTACGGGATATATCGGGTAAACGGAACGAACCCAATATACACGATGATCAATTCATTCGCCAACAACGCCGAAAAATGTTAATCCCCAAAATCATTGGTCGGTTTAAAATGCAATCAGCAAAGAAAATCAATCAATTTCAAAATACAATAGGACAACCATTCTGGCAAAAAAATTACCATGACAGAATTATTCGAAATGAAACGGAATTATATTTTGTCCGTGAATATATTCGCAATAATCCATTGCATTATACGGGGGATATTGTCGAACAAAATGAATTTGTCGTCGTAGAGACAATGAATCCTCTCTGCAATACGATAAAACAAACCAAATACATCAAAGGAACCAACCATGAATGA
- a CDS encoding DUF4384 domain-containing protein — translation MDIQPDGSILQLLPNKTGQSNQIKAEEPFRFPPEDIDLKVSPPAGMDSIKAIVTKKPLNLFNKADLDNESISSVKPGSGIRAGKGLNMTIKKVPAGDWGMDEVKFYTIE, via the coding sequence ATCGACATTCAGCCCGATGGTAGCATCTTACAGCTATTACCCAACAAGACAGGGCAATCCAATCAGATTAAAGCAGAGGAGCCTTTTCGTTTTCCACCAGAAGACATTGATCTAAAAGTTTCTCCTCCTGCAGGAATGGATTCAATTAAGGCAATTGTTACTAAGAAGCCTTTGAATTTATTTAACAAAGCAGACTTGGACAATGAAAGTATTTCGTCTGTTAAACCCGGGAGCGGTATTCGCGCGGGTAAAGGTTTGAATATGACCATTAAGAAAGTTCCTGCTGGTGATTGGGGAATGGATGAAGTGAAGTTTTATACGATAGAGTAG
- a CDS encoding PIN domain-containing protein: MILVDTDIFVDYFRDYDPANAFFDKHTNDIHITYYTMMELISGAENKTQLKQIQESVFYPILDTNNQIMQLAIKIYSKHKLTSGTGLIDSINAASAIFHNVDFYSRNSKHFKNIEKLKLKIPY, translated from the coding sequence ATGATTCTTGTAGATACAGATATTTTTGTTGATTATTTCCGTGACTATGATCCTGCTAACGCATTCTTTGATAAGCATACAAATGATATTCATATTACATACTATACAATGATGGAATTGATATCTGGTGCTGAAAATAAAACCCAATTAAAACAAATTCAAGAAAGTGTATTCTATCCTATTCTAGACACGAACAATCAAATCATGCAGTTAGCAATTAAAATCTATTCCAAACACAAATTGACATCAGGAACTGGTTTGATTGATAGCATAAATGCGGCCTCCGCTATCTTTCATAACGTTGATTTTTATTCTAGGAATTCCAAACATTTCAAAAATATTGAAAAACTTAAATTAAAAATTCCGTATTGA